One Epinephelus lanceolatus isolate andai-2023 chromosome 10, ASM4190304v1, whole genome shotgun sequence genomic region harbors:
- the pik3r4 gene encoding phosphoinositide 3-kinase regulatory subunit 4 isoform X2 gives MGNQLAGIAPSQILSVDSYFSDIHDHEYDKSLGSTRFFKVARAKHREGLVVVKVFAIQDPSLPLTSYKQELEELKIRLHSCQNCLPFQKTSLTEKAAILFRQYVRDNLYDRISTRPFLNNVEKRWLAFQILNAVDQAHKAGVRHGDIKTENVMVTSWNWVLLTDFASFKPTYLPEDNPADFNYFFDTSRRRTCYIAPERFVDGSMFTTESDQNTPLVDLTNNNQRSRGELKQAMDIFSAGCVIAELFTEGVPLFDLSQLLAYRKGHFQTEHVLMKIEDRSIRDLVAQMVQREPEKRLTAEEYLKQQRGKAFPDIFYTFLQPYMAQFAKETFQSADERVLVIRKDLDNILHNLRGGSSSLSQESSDGVLSSREEQGLIVLVSVITSCLQTLHSCDSKLAALELILHLAPRLGVDILLDRITPYLLHFCNDPVPRVRAQAVRTLAKVLALVKEVPRNDVNIYPEYILPGIAHLAQDDATIVRLAYAENIAHLAESALRFLELVQENNVNTEQDLSGEDTEETLHPNENYDSELQALHEMVQQKVVTLLSDSENIVKQSLMENGITRLCVFFGRQKANDVLLSHMITFLNDKNDWHLRGAFFDSIVGVAAYVGWQSSSILKPLLQQGLSDTEEFVIYKALNSLTCMCQLGLLQKPHIYEFVSDIAPFLCHPNLWIRYGAVGFITVIAQHLNVADVYCKLMPHLNPFITQPIIQIDKELVLLSVLKEPVSRSIFDYALRSKDIASLFRHLLLRQKKRAGSIPECPTPEDPAIAQLLKKLLSQGMTEAEEDKLLALKDFMLKSNKAKANMGEQSHLGEAAQTGVIDLALLGITGRQVDLVKPKAEPEDKRARKHTKQDSTMNEEWKSMFGSQEPPSAQPATVTDGPATQIRKSTVAPAVPVLQSVASGPAYQRRINTCKAELQQLVQQKREQCSAERMAKQMMESAEWESRPPPPGWHPKGLLVAHLHEHKAAVNRIRVSDEHSIFATASNDGTVKVWDSQKMEGKTTTTRSVLTYSRIGGHVKTLTFCQGSHYLAVASDNGSIQLLAVEANKPPKSPKVQPFQTRSLDLQEDGCAVDIHHFNSGAQSVLAYATVNGSLVGWDLRSNSNAWTLRHDLRLGLITSFTVDMHQCWLCLGTSSGTMACWDMRFQLPISNHSHPARARIRRLLMHPLYQSSVIAAVQGNNEVSMWDMETGDRKFTLWASSAPPLSEMQPSPHSVHGIYCSPADGNPLLLTAGSDMRIRFWDLAYPERSYIVAGGANDSLHCPSVLYSRKIIEGTEVVQEIHSKQKSGVVEDSPRRGPESLPVGHHDIITDIATFQTTQGFIVTSSRDGIVKVWK, from the exons TCCGGGACAACCTGTACGACCGCATCAGCACCCGACCCTTCCTCAACAACGTGGAAAAACGGTGGCTTGCCTTCCAGATCCTCAACGCCGTCGACCAGGCGCACAAAGCTGGCGTCCGCCACGGTGACATCAAGACTGAGAATGTGATGGTGACCAGCTGGAACTGGGTGCTGCTCACTGACTTTGCCAGCTTCAAGCCCACGTACCTACCAGAGGACAACCCCGCAGACTTCAACTACTTCTTCGACACGTCCAGGCGGAGAACGTGCTACATCGCACCAGAGAGGTTTGTGGATGGAAGCATGTTCACCACAGAGAGCGACCAGAATACACCGCTGGTGGATCTGACCAACAACAaccagaggagcagaggggagCTCAAACAGGCCATGGACATCTTCTCTGCAG GCTGTGTGATAGCTGAGCTGTTCACAGAGGGCGTCCCTCTCTTTGATCTGTCCCAGCTGCTGGCGTATCGTAAAGGACACTTCCAGACGGAGCATGTTCTCATGAAGATCGAGGACCGGAGCATCCGGGACCTG GTAGCTCAGATGGTGCAGAGAGAGCCAGAGAAGCGTCTGACAGCGGAGGAGTATctgaagcagcagagaggaaaagcCTTCCCTGACATCTTCTACACCTTCCTGCAGCCATACATGGCTCAGTTTGCCAAAGAGACCTTCCAGTCCGCAGATGAGCGAGTGCTCGTCATCCGCAAAGACCTCGACAACATCCTGCACAACCTGCGAGGAG gctcttcttctttgtctcaGGAAAGCAGCGATGGCGTGCTGAGCTCCAGAGAGGAGCAGGGCCTCATCGTCCTGGTGTCCGTCATCACCTCCTGCCTGCAGACGCTGCACTCCTGCGACTCCAAACTGGCAGCGTTGGAGCTCATCCTGCACCTGGCGCCACGGCTTGGCGTCGACATCCTGCTTGACCGCATCACGCCCTACCTGCTGCACTTCTGCAACGATCCCGTTCCTCGTGTACGTGCACAGGCCGTGCGCACTCTGGCCAAAGTGCTGGCGCTGGTGAAGGAGGTGCCGAGGAACGACGTCAATATCTACCCAGAGTACATCCTGCCAGGCATCGCCCACCTCGCACAGGATGATGCCACCATCGTCAGGCTGGCATACGCAG AGAACATCGCTCACCTGGCAGAGAGCGCGCTGCGTTTCCTGGAGCTGGTTCAGGAGAATAatgtgaacacagagcaggacctGAGcggagaggacacagaggaaacGCTCCATCCCAACGAGAACTACGACTCAG AGCTGCAGGCGCTGCATGAGATGGTGCAGCAGAAGGTGGTGACGCTGCTGAGCGACTCGGAGAACATTGTCAAGCAGTCGCTGATGGAGAACGGCATCACGCGGCTCTGTGTGTTCTTCGGCCGGCAGAAAGCCAACGATGTGCTGCTGTCTCACATGATCACCTTCCTCAACGACAAGAACGACTGGCACCTGCGAGGAGCCTTCTTTGACAGCATCGTGG GTGTGGCAGCGTACGTCGGCTGGCAGAGCTCCTCCATCCTGAAGCCTCTCCTCCAGCAGGGTCTGAGCGACACTGAGGAGTTCGTCATCTACAAAGCTCTTAACTCTCTCACCTGCATGTGTCAGCTGGGTCTGCTGCAGAAACCTCATATCTACGAGTTTGTCAGTGACATTG CTCCGTTCCTGTGTCATCCCAACCTGTGGATCCGTTACGGGGCGGTGGGCTTCATCACTGTCATCGCACAGCACCTCAACGTGGCTGACGTATACTGCAAACTGATGCCTCACCTCAACCCCTTCATCACCCAGCCCATCATCCAG ATCGATAAGGAGCTCGTCCTGCTGAGCGTCCTGAAGGAGCCGGTCAGTCGCTCCATCTTTGACTACGCCCTGCGCTCCAAAGACATCGCCAGCCTCTTCCGCCACCTGCTGCTTCGACAGAAGAAGCGCGCTGGATCCATCCCAGAATGCCCCACTCCTGAGGACCCGGCCATCGCTCAGCTCCTCAAGAAGCTGCTCTCACAG GGGATGACCGAGGCGGAGGAGGACAAGCTGCTGGCGCTCAAAGACTTCATGCTGAAATCCAACAAGGCCAAAGCCAACATGGGCGAGCAGAGTCACCTGGGAGAGGCGGCCCAGACCGGTGTCATCGACCTGGCTCTGCTCGGCATCACGGGCCGCCAGGTTGACCTGGTTAAACCTAAAGCTGAGCCCGAGGACAAGAGAG CGAGGAAGCACACAAAGCAGGACTCCACGATGAACGAGGAGTGGAAGAGCATGTTTGGATCTCAGGAACCGCCCTCCGCCCAGCCCGCCACG gtcacTGATGGGCCGGCCACTCAGATAAGGAAGAGCACGGTGGCCCCAGCGGTGCCTGTGCTGCAGTCGGTGGCGAGCGGCCCCGCCTACCAACGTCGAATCAACACCTGCAAGgcggagctgcagcagctggtccAGCAGAAGAGGGAGCAGTGCAGCGCCGAGCGCATGGCCAAACAGATGATGGAGAGTGCCGAGTGGGAGAGTCGACCTCCTCCACCTG ggtggCATCCTAAAGGGCTGCTGGTCGCTCATCTTCATGAACACAAAGCAGCTGTGAACCGCATCAGAGTCTCAGACGAGCATTCCATCTTCGCCACGGCGTCCAACGACGGCACCGTCAAAGTCTGGGACAGTCAGAAGATGGAGGGAAAAACCACGACCACCAG GTCTGTATTGACGTATTCTCGTATCGGCGGCCACGTGAAGACGCTGACCTTCTGTCAGGGGTCACATTACTTGGCGGTGGCTTCAGACAACGGATCCATCCAGCTGCTGGCGGTTGAAGCAAACAAACCACCAAAATCCCCCAAAGTTCAGCCCTTCCAGACCAG GTCTCTGGACCTGCAGGAGGACGGCTGTGCGGTCGACATCCACCATTTTAACTCTGGCGCTCAGTCGGTGCTGGCATACGCAACTGTCAACGGCTCGCTGGTTGGCTGGGACCTTCGCTCCAACTCCAATGCCTGGACGCTCCGCCACGACCTCCGCCTTGGACTCATCACCTCCTTTACAGTCGACATGCACCAGTGCTGGCTCTGCCTAG gcacGAGCAGCGGCACCATGGCCTGCTGGGATATGCGGTTCCAGCTCCCCATCTCAAACCACTCCCATCCTGCCCGAGCACGAATCAGACGCCTGCTGATGCATCCGCTCTACCAATCATCTGTCATCGCCG ctgtccaggGGAATAATGAAGTGTCTATGTGGGACATGGAGACCGGAGATCGTAAATTCACCTTGTGGGCGAGCTCCGCACCTCCGCTCTCTGagatgcag CCGTCTCCTCACAGTGTTCACGGGATCTACTGCAGTCCTGCTGATGGGAACCCGCTGCTGCTGACAGCTGGATCTGACATGAGGATCAG GTTCTGGGACCTGGCGTATCCCGAGAGGTCGTACATCGTGGCGGGAGGAGCCAACGACTCGCTGcactgtccctctgtcctctacAGCAGGAAGATCATTGAGGGGACTGAAGTCGTACAg GAGATCCACAGTAAACAGAAGAGCGGCGTGGTGGAGGACTCGCCTCGCCGCGGCCCAGAATCCCTCCCTGTGGGacaccatgacatcatcactgacaTCGCCACCTTCCAGACGACGCAGGGCTTCATCGTCACCTCGTCCAGAGACGGCATCGTCAAAGTCTGGAAGTGA
- the pik3r4 gene encoding phosphoinositide 3-kinase regulatory subunit 4 isoform X1, protein MGNQLAGIAPSQILSVDSYFSDIHDHEYDKSLGSTRFFKVARAKHREGLVVVKVFAIQDPSLPLTSYKQELEELKIRLHSCQNCLPFQKTSLTEKAAILFRQYVRDNLYDRISTRPFLNNVEKRWLAFQILNAVDQAHKAGVRHGDIKTENVMVTSWNWVLLTDFASFKPTYLPEDNPADFNYFFDTSRRRTCYIAPERFVDGSMFTTESDQNTPLVDLTNNNQRSRGELKQAMDIFSAGCVIAELFTEGVPLFDLSQLLAYRKGHFQTEHVLMKIEDRSIRDLVAQMVQREPEKRLTAEEYLKQQRGKAFPDIFYTFLQPYMAQFAKETFQSADERVLVIRKDLDNILHNLRGGSSSLSQESSDGVLSSREEQGLIVLVSVITSCLQTLHSCDSKLAALELILHLAPRLGVDILLDRITPYLLHFCNDPVPRVRAQAVRTLAKVLALVKEVPRNDVNIYPEYILPGIAHLAQDDATIVRLAYAENIAHLAESALRFLELVQENNVNTEQDLSGEDTEETLHPNENYDSELQALHEMVQQKVVTLLSDSENIVKQSLMENGITRLCVFFGRQKANDVLLSHMITFLNDKNDWHLRGAFFDSIVGVAAYVGWQSSSILKPLLQQGLSDTEEFVIYKALNSLTCMCQLGLLQKPHIYEFVSDIAPFLCHPNLWIRYGAVGFITVIAQHLNVADVYCKLMPHLNPFITQPIIQIDKELVLLSVLKEPVSRSIFDYALRSKDIASLFRHLLLRQKKRAGSIPECPTPEDPAIAQLLKKLLSQGMTEAEEDKLLALKDFMLKSNKAKANMGEQSHLGEAAQTGVIDLALLGITGRQVDLVKPKAEPEDKREFIAAASARKHTKQDSTMNEEWKSMFGSQEPPSAQPATVTDGPATQIRKSTVAPAVPVLQSVASGPAYQRRINTCKAELQQLVQQKREQCSAERMAKQMMESAEWESRPPPPGWHPKGLLVAHLHEHKAAVNRIRVSDEHSIFATASNDGTVKVWDSQKMEGKTTTTRSVLTYSRIGGHVKTLTFCQGSHYLAVASDNGSIQLLAVEANKPPKSPKVQPFQTRSLDLQEDGCAVDIHHFNSGAQSVLAYATVNGSLVGWDLRSNSNAWTLRHDLRLGLITSFTVDMHQCWLCLGTSSGTMACWDMRFQLPISNHSHPARARIRRLLMHPLYQSSVIAAVQGNNEVSMWDMETGDRKFTLWASSAPPLSEMQPSPHSVHGIYCSPADGNPLLLTAGSDMRIRFWDLAYPERSYIVAGGANDSLHCPSVLYSRKIIEGTEVVQEIHSKQKSGVVEDSPRRGPESLPVGHHDIITDIATFQTTQGFIVTSSRDGIVKVWK, encoded by the exons TCCGGGACAACCTGTACGACCGCATCAGCACCCGACCCTTCCTCAACAACGTGGAAAAACGGTGGCTTGCCTTCCAGATCCTCAACGCCGTCGACCAGGCGCACAAAGCTGGCGTCCGCCACGGTGACATCAAGACTGAGAATGTGATGGTGACCAGCTGGAACTGGGTGCTGCTCACTGACTTTGCCAGCTTCAAGCCCACGTACCTACCAGAGGACAACCCCGCAGACTTCAACTACTTCTTCGACACGTCCAGGCGGAGAACGTGCTACATCGCACCAGAGAGGTTTGTGGATGGAAGCATGTTCACCACAGAGAGCGACCAGAATACACCGCTGGTGGATCTGACCAACAACAaccagaggagcagaggggagCTCAAACAGGCCATGGACATCTTCTCTGCAG GCTGTGTGATAGCTGAGCTGTTCACAGAGGGCGTCCCTCTCTTTGATCTGTCCCAGCTGCTGGCGTATCGTAAAGGACACTTCCAGACGGAGCATGTTCTCATGAAGATCGAGGACCGGAGCATCCGGGACCTG GTAGCTCAGATGGTGCAGAGAGAGCCAGAGAAGCGTCTGACAGCGGAGGAGTATctgaagcagcagagaggaaaagcCTTCCCTGACATCTTCTACACCTTCCTGCAGCCATACATGGCTCAGTTTGCCAAAGAGACCTTCCAGTCCGCAGATGAGCGAGTGCTCGTCATCCGCAAAGACCTCGACAACATCCTGCACAACCTGCGAGGAG gctcttcttctttgtctcaGGAAAGCAGCGATGGCGTGCTGAGCTCCAGAGAGGAGCAGGGCCTCATCGTCCTGGTGTCCGTCATCACCTCCTGCCTGCAGACGCTGCACTCCTGCGACTCCAAACTGGCAGCGTTGGAGCTCATCCTGCACCTGGCGCCACGGCTTGGCGTCGACATCCTGCTTGACCGCATCACGCCCTACCTGCTGCACTTCTGCAACGATCCCGTTCCTCGTGTACGTGCACAGGCCGTGCGCACTCTGGCCAAAGTGCTGGCGCTGGTGAAGGAGGTGCCGAGGAACGACGTCAATATCTACCCAGAGTACATCCTGCCAGGCATCGCCCACCTCGCACAGGATGATGCCACCATCGTCAGGCTGGCATACGCAG AGAACATCGCTCACCTGGCAGAGAGCGCGCTGCGTTTCCTGGAGCTGGTTCAGGAGAATAatgtgaacacagagcaggacctGAGcggagaggacacagaggaaacGCTCCATCCCAACGAGAACTACGACTCAG AGCTGCAGGCGCTGCATGAGATGGTGCAGCAGAAGGTGGTGACGCTGCTGAGCGACTCGGAGAACATTGTCAAGCAGTCGCTGATGGAGAACGGCATCACGCGGCTCTGTGTGTTCTTCGGCCGGCAGAAAGCCAACGATGTGCTGCTGTCTCACATGATCACCTTCCTCAACGACAAGAACGACTGGCACCTGCGAGGAGCCTTCTTTGACAGCATCGTGG GTGTGGCAGCGTACGTCGGCTGGCAGAGCTCCTCCATCCTGAAGCCTCTCCTCCAGCAGGGTCTGAGCGACACTGAGGAGTTCGTCATCTACAAAGCTCTTAACTCTCTCACCTGCATGTGTCAGCTGGGTCTGCTGCAGAAACCTCATATCTACGAGTTTGTCAGTGACATTG CTCCGTTCCTGTGTCATCCCAACCTGTGGATCCGTTACGGGGCGGTGGGCTTCATCACTGTCATCGCACAGCACCTCAACGTGGCTGACGTATACTGCAAACTGATGCCTCACCTCAACCCCTTCATCACCCAGCCCATCATCCAG ATCGATAAGGAGCTCGTCCTGCTGAGCGTCCTGAAGGAGCCGGTCAGTCGCTCCATCTTTGACTACGCCCTGCGCTCCAAAGACATCGCCAGCCTCTTCCGCCACCTGCTGCTTCGACAGAAGAAGCGCGCTGGATCCATCCCAGAATGCCCCACTCCTGAGGACCCGGCCATCGCTCAGCTCCTCAAGAAGCTGCTCTCACAG GGGATGACCGAGGCGGAGGAGGACAAGCTGCTGGCGCTCAAAGACTTCATGCTGAAATCCAACAAGGCCAAAGCCAACATGGGCGAGCAGAGTCACCTGGGAGAGGCGGCCCAGACCGGTGTCATCGACCTGGCTCTGCTCGGCATCACGGGCCGCCAGGTTGACCTGGTTAAACCTAAAGCTGAGCCCGAGGACAAGAGAG agtTCATCGCTGCAGCATCTG CGAGGAAGCACACAAAGCAGGACTCCACGATGAACGAGGAGTGGAAGAGCATGTTTGGATCTCAGGAACCGCCCTCCGCCCAGCCCGCCACG gtcacTGATGGGCCGGCCACTCAGATAAGGAAGAGCACGGTGGCCCCAGCGGTGCCTGTGCTGCAGTCGGTGGCGAGCGGCCCCGCCTACCAACGTCGAATCAACACCTGCAAGgcggagctgcagcagctggtccAGCAGAAGAGGGAGCAGTGCAGCGCCGAGCGCATGGCCAAACAGATGATGGAGAGTGCCGAGTGGGAGAGTCGACCTCCTCCACCTG ggtggCATCCTAAAGGGCTGCTGGTCGCTCATCTTCATGAACACAAAGCAGCTGTGAACCGCATCAGAGTCTCAGACGAGCATTCCATCTTCGCCACGGCGTCCAACGACGGCACCGTCAAAGTCTGGGACAGTCAGAAGATGGAGGGAAAAACCACGACCACCAG GTCTGTATTGACGTATTCTCGTATCGGCGGCCACGTGAAGACGCTGACCTTCTGTCAGGGGTCACATTACTTGGCGGTGGCTTCAGACAACGGATCCATCCAGCTGCTGGCGGTTGAAGCAAACAAACCACCAAAATCCCCCAAAGTTCAGCCCTTCCAGACCAG GTCTCTGGACCTGCAGGAGGACGGCTGTGCGGTCGACATCCACCATTTTAACTCTGGCGCTCAGTCGGTGCTGGCATACGCAACTGTCAACGGCTCGCTGGTTGGCTGGGACCTTCGCTCCAACTCCAATGCCTGGACGCTCCGCCACGACCTCCGCCTTGGACTCATCACCTCCTTTACAGTCGACATGCACCAGTGCTGGCTCTGCCTAG gcacGAGCAGCGGCACCATGGCCTGCTGGGATATGCGGTTCCAGCTCCCCATCTCAAACCACTCCCATCCTGCCCGAGCACGAATCAGACGCCTGCTGATGCATCCGCTCTACCAATCATCTGTCATCGCCG ctgtccaggGGAATAATGAAGTGTCTATGTGGGACATGGAGACCGGAGATCGTAAATTCACCTTGTGGGCGAGCTCCGCACCTCCGCTCTCTGagatgcag CCGTCTCCTCACAGTGTTCACGGGATCTACTGCAGTCCTGCTGATGGGAACCCGCTGCTGCTGACAGCTGGATCTGACATGAGGATCAG GTTCTGGGACCTGGCGTATCCCGAGAGGTCGTACATCGTGGCGGGAGGAGCCAACGACTCGCTGcactgtccctctgtcctctacAGCAGGAAGATCATTGAGGGGACTGAAGTCGTACAg GAGATCCACAGTAAACAGAAGAGCGGCGTGGTGGAGGACTCGCCTCGCCGCGGCCCAGAATCCCTCCCTGTGGGacaccatgacatcatcactgacaTCGCCACCTTCCAGACGACGCAGGGCTTCATCGTCACCTCGTCCAGAGACGGCATCGTCAAAGTCTGGAAGTGA